The Polyodon spathula isolate WHYD16114869_AA chromosome 15, ASM1765450v1, whole genome shotgun sequence genome segment acttaaatagttgattatttttaaagtaatagtTTAGTTAATCTAGTTTCAGGAGAAACGCAGCATGTTTTAGAACTTATCTtcataaaagcatagcaaagtgtaataacgcatagtgaaagcattgtaaagcacagagaggtatggtaaagcaaataaaaaagcatggcaaactatGCTACATGCACAGTATAAACAACAGGAAAACTGCAAGATTTGCAGTGGTGAATAGGTGGTGTACTCCACTCCAGCAGGACccctcatatattaaatatatttaatgctTAGATAATTTAAACTCTCTTGACTTAACCTCCAAAGCTATTTGAAGAACTCAGAGATAGGTAGTggataattaaacacacatgaggAAAGCAATGGTCCTGCTGAGATGCTCTCATACTAAAGGCACTAGGCTATGTAAGTGGAATAttatagctaataaataaataaacagataggcAAAgcagttaattaataaatacctGACTGACCAACTTTACCATTAAGCTTTTAATATGCTAtggttttatttctttagttttcttATTGAATGGTGTCACTCCGTTGAGCTTTCCTAGCCTTGAGGTCAACAGCCTAAAAGGAGATTACATACGTCCCCTGAGGAAAAACACATCTGTGGCTGTATATGCCCAGGCCATAGAGTTAGTCTGGGATGCAGACCGTATCAGGTTTAGCAGGCACCATACCCACCTCCAGAAATTAATTAGTTCAAACCATGATTTCCACCTAGCATTGCCACGAGTATGGAGGTATACTTCATCATGCACCTGATCAGAACCATCACGATTGGGAGGGGAGAAGGTGGGGTGTGTGAAGCATTTACAAAAGGAAAACTCTCAGGACACTGCCAGCACTGCATTTACTATCTCCCTTAGCAATTGTAATTGGAAGCCCCAACCTACAAATCAATGCCCAATTGCTTTTGTGTATGGTACTAGAAACTGCTACAGTAGGACAGAGAAGTATCACAAATAGACAGCATAGATTACACACTGATTAATCATGATTAAAAGGGGAAAATATTCTTAAACTAGGTGATCCTTTTAACTGTCTCCTTCTAGAGGCCATTTTTAACAAACAGACTAAGATTAATTAACTGTTTAAAACACTGCTGCACTtagattatcttttttttcagcacaagaGGATTAATTTGATCTTATTGCAGCAGTatactgagcaaaaaaaaaatcattcctgTAATATCATTTAAACAACTTACCCCCTTGAAATGGATGGCAGATGTAATTCCCGTACAGGTCATATCTAGCATTCCAAGATAAAGCAGAGGTTCCTGTTATATCAGTTCTCCTTTTTATAAAACAATCCAAGACTGGAGTAAAATCTTCAGACATGGTGCCTTGCTTTCAAGGAGGGATCTATTTTTAATTGCTGCTTTTACCAGAGTGCAACAAAACATCATGTGACAGCTGAATGTTCTCCTAGCTTTTAAGGAGACATCTGGCAAACAccttacagtactgtaaatgaagCTTGTACCATAACAGACCTGAAGTTTCTAACATGACAACCACACTCACAGGCTGACAGCAACACAGTATTAAAAACTAATGAGCATATACAGGAGGTCCTCATAATCTCAAACTGCATTATACTACAGGGAGAATCTTTGTAAAGATATGCACAGTAGAATAAACAGTATGTCAAAATCTAAATGTGTATAAAATCAAGTTTATCAGATCATAACCAAATGCCACAAGGTCTAGAACATCACATTTCATATATTATAAATCCACGTCTCCAGTATTTCCCTGACACTATGACATATTCACAGACCTTCATGTTcagcatacatgttttttttttctgcgtccAGAGTTCGATTTAAAACCTTAGAATTGGATGCTCATTAGGTAGCTCCCACCATGGTCTTCAGTTGGACTAATCCAGTTCTGCCAGTGCGTCAGAGCGTGAGAGTGTGACACATGTTCAATGCATAACTGTCCAATAAACAACCTGTTTATATAGTCCTTTGGCCATTTTTTATGAAGCTGTGGTGAAAAGACAATTCACTACAGTCCAGTGTAACTGGCTGGATGGGGCATCATATGATGGGTGACAAGACTATGGGAACTAACACTTTGGGCCATGGCCTCTACCCCAGCACATGATATAAACAGTTCCTTCAAGCAACCTGCTTTTCAACTGCTGTACAAGCTACTGTTCACAACAGATCTGCAATGATCTACAAAACGATCCACATTTATAAAAGACCAGTAGTATAACAACATGTACCGTCCAATGGAGATATCATGTGTTcgtatgtatttacttatttatgtatttgtttacttcttgttttttttagcctGTTCCAAATATTGGTAATTAAATATCAAGTAAATATTAAGTAACCAGGTCACCTTGTTAATGAAATGCTGAATATTTTAAGTTTTGCAAATGCACAAGTACAGGCACTTATTAGAAATCCAACATGACTTTCTATACCAGTGATCCAACAAACAAATACTGCATATTTAACAAAACCATAAGAGGTATCCcaaaattatgcaaaaaaaaaaaaaaatagaaaaacatcgTCAAATATGAATTTATGTTATCTTActacaatgttaaataaataataataaataaaaccacatagTTTAGGAAAATAATAACTCCTCCTTAAATAAACTAAACTGCTGTGAATTTAAACAAGCAAGTCTGTTCTACCTAAAATGGAAAAATCAAGAATTACTTGTCAGTGTACATTTGTTTGCTGCCTATAAAGTTTCTGCCTTTACTTAAAGTTTAATTATTTACCCagaacccccctcccctctcccataTGAAGCATTAGACATATTTTTACAGAGGAATCTCATCTGAAGATtgttaaaatactatttaaagcGTATACACTAATATTAATGACCTAGTATCCAGCTTCAATTGTAAGCTATGCTGCTAAATAATATTCTATTTTTACCTGGAGTTACTCCATAAATCTCTTCAGCAATTCTCGCAGCCTCCTTTCTGTTTCCTTGGACGATGTAAAATTGAGTCAGCAAAGCAAGGCAAATCTTGATAAacagcttaaaacaaaacaaagtaaagatAGCAACATAAATATTGTTAAAAGCAGCCAGTATAGAAGTATCCTCCATTTTGTTTAGAGCTGATATTAAACTAGCTCTGCAATGATTTGCTAGACTATTCTTGGAATCACATGACTTCTATTTTAAATCCTGCTACAGTTGGCGCGGCTCTCCGTTGCGAAGAATATAATTAGTTcatacaattttaaatgtattacaaacCGTTTAGGTTGTAGATTGTGACTAAGCAGGTGGTGATATTAAAAGCTCACTGGATATGTTTAGCtaacataaaataatgtttaacagAAAATACCAGTACTaagaagaaagcactggggaacAACAGTTTTCACAAACAACTAATACCAAATATCTATTAACTAAACAgacaaaaactgttttatttagctTACAAACAGGCTTTTCACTAAAATGGATAATTTCTGATGCACAGTTATGGTAGACTTACAGAGACTTTGTGAAACTTAATGGTCTGTTTTCAGACAGGACATCGAAAATGTCTATAAAGTAAATTATCGGTATTTAATATTGGAGGAAGTTAAAGCTGTTCATTATCCAGGCTCTCTAAAccttttattactgttttcttgtgctacttccactttttttttatgtgagtAAAACAGACCAAGATGTTCTAGTTGgctcatttttgttttgctttgtgcaaCACCTCAATAAAGGAGAAAGGCATATTTTGACTGAATCATTTCAACTTCAAGACAAATGGATATTTGATTAAAACGCTGTACAGATCACAGGTTAACGTGAAAGGCGCGGTAGACTTTGCCTGAGCAAtctccataacactgaaaatatgaagtttgCATCAGTATTCTGAACGGCTGAATAAGCAGCCTCTGCATTAAAAACAAGTCTCCATTTACAGTGAtgcttaaatattaaaatgaagtgcGAAACAATGGACTTTGGTTACAAACATTTATAATACAAGCATTACATCAAACAATACATTAGGAGAATCTGATCCCTTTTGTAGATTCACATAATATAGTTTGCTTTTATTCAACATATATTACATAAACCTTACATTTTCCATACAATTAATATGGTTGTGGAGCAGGAAAGATATAATGTTCAAACATCacctcaaaaataaaattaaaacatcaaacaaacagctgcagtatgcagaaataaatatattcatcaacattaatgattattttgttaattgaccatTTACATGCAGgcataaatacattatttgatgatatacctgcatttactaATACGCGTCAGTAAAAAGGTTAACCGGTAAATGTCCaaaaagcaatctatttcttcaAAATTTCAGACATTTATGCAATATATAATAAAGCCCTATTTGGACTGCTAGATAATAAGTTATACAAACAGTACCTGTCAAGCAAGCTTTCAAAGTTTCAACAGTATTGTGTTTCATCAGTCTTCCATTCCAAAATCAGTTACAGCACTGCCATACATGCTCAGCACCACAGTGTGGTAAACCCTCCAGATCTCACTGTGCAGCTGCTCTGCCCCTCTCATAATTCAACCACAGCTAACCGGCAACTTTtcaaaaaagacagaaaaaagttaaattgaaaaaaatacctGATTAGTGGGCATATTCCTATCTAGTTATTCCTATCTAGAACTGAGATTTTATTTTAACCTAGTGTAGTCACGGATCTATGCATCatgttgaaaaatgaaaatacatatttctttctAAACTGAACATCTGAGCAAATATTGCAACCGCAAAACGAATGTAAGTGCACaaggctctcgattataacgctcctacagcacgTCTGCCAATTCCCTATACcggtgattcatgcaatatttctacagtaaatacagtgccagtgttcaaactataaacaaacttctgtttctgtctctcccttttgatacagtatctgaactgaaaaaagctgcactggcactttatagcACACACatcttatttaacattcattttataactaaatgaatattttaagcatattatgtggttatctttccgaATGTATTTACtcttttgctgcaagaggagctgcggctttctccaggagatgcgatgcttcagccccgctctggcagctgaacctggggcgtaaagttacatttttgcttcactatatgtgcaatATAGAGAGGgcgttattttattttgtataacgtTTAGCCCTTTAAAGTTTTACTTGCTTAGGAAATAAAGCATACATAATAAGCTCACATGTAATTTGACACAAATGAAATTCTACCGCCTGAGAAGAAACAAAAACTATGAGATATTTTGTAAAAACTACCAGGTAGAAggtcattttaataaattacatttcagatGTGTGTTAAACATCAGATGAAAAGCTTTTCACTCAATGTAATGAAAGCATGCAATCGTTCCCCACAGGTACCCACCGAGTCAACGGTATTGACTTATTGAGTGCAATTCAAGTCTCTTGCTACATGGCAGTTTGAATCATAACCTGTGCTTGTGTTAGGAGGAGTGGACTTCTGTCTCCAAGCTCCTCGAACTCCAGTAGCATCCACCGCAATGTCAATATTAGAATCGGGGACGAGCCATCTCAGAAACACCAAGAGCAGGAAGTCCAAGACAGCGAAAAGTGAAAAGATACAGCCAGCAACGGGCCCGCAGCGAGACATCAGTCTGTTAAGCCGTTCATCCATAGGCAAGACAACTTCTTTAGCCACTCTGTCATAAAcctaaagtaatagaaaaatatgtattttagtttCAAGCTAGGGGACATTGGTTGTACAATGGTTTACTATGCCACTCAGAAAACAATCATATAATGGAATTTACATGTATCATCAGTAGTTGACATGGATCACTGGTTATAAATACAAAGACCATAAGAAAGGGAGGGATATCTTCCATGGAAGCCTTTAACATACTTAAATCTCAGTCTACTGGTATTTATTGTtcaaggagctttttattttagtCTGTACCATCACCATATGATTTAGCTACTAGAAATAGACTGTTAAGCATGCAGTAAATGCTGCTGTGACAGTAAGCTGTCACAGATCACAAACTTAAAATCCCACACAAACGTACACAAGTGCATTATATACATGCCTTTTCTGTCCTCTCTGCAACATTCCTCCATGTGTAGAGGGTCCTTACTCTGTTGTGAATGGCAGCAGGTGGGGGCAGGCTCCCTGACCTGTGTTTGGCTATAACCACCTCCAGTCCTTCACACAGAGACTTCACTGTGGGCTCACAAAGGACAATGAGATCCTCAGGGAGCACCTCTGGGATACCCCCAACACGCGTGCTAACAACCTGGACAAAACAAACACGTTGGAATGAGTCGATTTGCACAAACAGACATTATAATTATAATCAGAGTGCAATTTTGTAGGCTGAGGGCAAGAAAATTGTAACAACAAAATTCCCAAAAATGAAGAAACATCTGACGGccgatttatattttttaattaacctattttaatttattttgttagttatgaTTTTCTTGCTCTCGACCAGCAATTTATTTGTTCTAAATGATGATGCGAAGACTGATTCTTCTGTGCTGTACACACAGCAGTGTGGGTAGTGTAATAACTACAGACTGAATGCCCTTCTTCCAGCAAGTCACTTCCAAGATATACCACATGCAATAACCCactaagaaacacattttaacaagcaTAACTGAACAACACTGATTAACTTTGTTATGCAAGACTTAAAAGGCTGTACATGAAttccagaaaacaaaactaatattaGTATGAAATCATAGTTAATGCAACTTTAAAAAGCAGACTTACCTGAAGCCCACAACTTGCACCCTCTACTATGGCCATGCAGAATGCTTCTGTTAGAGATGTATTGAGGAAAATATGACCCTGAACTAAAACATTTCTAACATCTTTGTGTTCCAAGGCTCCTAAAAGGCGTACCCtgtaagaaaatacattattcaaTGTTATTCACCTGGGCTGTGACACAGAAGTTGTATGTGAACTTGAACAATTTCATGTCTTACATATATTAAATGTATGTAAGGTTTAAATTAATATCTcataaatgtatacagtattcaTAAATAGCTGTATACCTTAACATAAACAGGACAGTTtatgttaatggaaaatgtgcaaAGAATTGTAATCTTACTTTACCTGTCATGAAGCTGGTATTTTTCTCTGACCTCCTCAAGCACAAGTCTTTTGGGTCCCTCACCACCAATAAGAAATTGCAAGTCAGGGTATTTCAGACAAAGCTCAGGAATTATGCCACCAAGTAAAtctattcctaaaaaaaaaaaaaaaaacaatgttaatcaataaaatatcttgtttttcaaatgaaactaaaatataaatgagAACTGCATAATAAACATATTGATGAGCACATACATCTATTACAATAACATGATATATCTGATACGATAAGGcatcatgtttttgttattttactttcgttctttcaaaatgtttaccaatgAAATGGAGCCAAAGTCTTTATTCCACCTGTACCCTTAATTAGCTAACTGAACCAATGTAACCCTTCTAGGTCCCCCAGGTTTTCTAGGTAACTCCGGATCTCTGGGACTGCAGTGGTCCATCCCGGGtataattgaattttttttagttatatttcAATAGCATAGTTCTCAGATGTATCACACTACAAAACACTCGaaagtgctacatttagaaatacaaaaaaaagacaataaattcACAACATTTCAATGTCTTTTGAAATTGCTTTAATCTTTATTCAAagcatttgtcactgaatttattaatttacttttagcgttttttttttttcaaattttgcatGATATTTACATAATAACACAGGGGATCATACATGTTTTAGAGTAGTTCTGTTATATCATGTCACATTACTATATTTTAGGCACTATTTTCTAACATTTTTAAGGAAAACGGTAAACATAAACATAATGTGAATTCTAATCACTTGATCTAAATGATAGCGGAcctaaataccaccactgtttaaataattaatagaGCTCAATCTTATTCAAATCAAACATCgaccagtttaaaaaaagtatattatggctgtaaaaaacatttcttaaaaaacttgcattttatttggtattttaaaagATCCAgctctgtttaaattattatttgtttatttagcagacatctttatccaaggcgacttacagagactagggtgtgtgaacaatgcatcagctgcaaagccacttacaacaatgtctcacccaaaagactgagcacaaggtggttcagtgacttgctcagggtcacaatgAGCGAGCCAGGATTTTAACtggggacctcttggttacaagcccttttctttaaccactggaccacacagtcttcTATTAAATAGACCTCCCTGACCtatctggttttaaaaaatatttattttgccaagcTAAACTTTGAGGcttcattttattgtaaaagtGTAATTGTGCTAAATTACCTTTTCTGTAAACAAGTCGGCTAACAATCacaatggttattttattttcgtCCCTCTTGGATGGGTTTGGAGTGAAGTCGGTAGGATCGACAGCATTGGGAATCACAGAGACTATCTCCGGGTTCACTGCACCTCTGAGTACAGTGTTTTCTTTGCTAGTGAAGGACACACAGATGATGTGATTGGTGTCGCAGAGAGACACAGTCAGTAGTTTGTTGGTCAGCACAGAACTTACATCAGCAAACCCAAAAAGCGAATGGTCTGTGAAAACTGTGTGCAGTCCCATCGTCTTTGCATGAAAGAGGGCATCGTGTGCCATGGATGAAAAGGAACTGTGGGAATGAACTGTCGTGATCCGCTCCCGCACAAAGATATACCTAAGCAGAGGTAGGCTGTGGAAGACTGTTGTGGAAGTGGACTGGTTGTACATGACCTTCAGAGGTAGGTAGTACACTTTTAGCCCATTAGTGAGGTATCTAATACCCTTTCTGTTTCCATAAGCATGGGTTACAATAACCACCTTGTGTCCTCTCTCAATCAAACACAGGGATAGCTGGTAAATGTGGCTTTCAACTCCTCCCATATTGGGATAGAAGAAGTCAGACACCATGCATACATTCTGCTTCTGGGGCActtccttcagattcatagcaGCAAAATCCAAGAAACTGTCAGGGATGGGTCCCTACTGCCCTTCTCCCTTCCTCCGACCCATAGTTTCATACAAGATCTCCAGTCACAGCTATTTCATCCTGTCTTCGGTATGTCAGACACCCAGATGGACACAAATGTACCTAGGATATAAATAGATGATGTTCGTTATTTTCCAATTGAAATACATTAGTTGGTATACCCAGCTACTATATCATTCAATATCATTCaaatttgtaatttgtttttataattattttatcttACCATAAATTATGCAAAGTAGCCCATCGATAGCCGAGTGATGTCAGTACAACTGTCTTGCAGTTGTACAATGCATTCAGTGGTAGCTAATGTTTAATGATACTTTCATATTATATTAAGATATTAATGTACTGTCTGTAATTAAAAGCTGCCATAGCATTTCATTACCATTCATGTGTTAGCAATGAGTGGGTCCATTAATTCAGTTCTGGAAGACTACACATCAACATTGTTTCTACCATCCTCCAAGGAAGAAAGCGCTTACAAACAGTAAGGTAGAGAGGACCGTAGTCCAGTCTTTCTCGTGGTTATGTGTACTGTGTACTGGTAACTAGTACATGGTTTCGTTTTTCCCAATTCAAcaattatattgttatttaaacattatgGCAATCTAATATTCGGCAAGAATAGGCGTGTAAGCAACAAGGCGGCTGCAAATAACTGTCGCTaatgaagtaataataataatgaagtacaAACGACATCGTACGCTTTATATTTAGATATAGATTTAAATAATGATCTTTTCATTCCTACCACGGAGTAGTATTTCCTTTTGTGTCCTGATGCTTCTTAAGTTAAAGCGCTCTCTTTTCAAGACAGAAACACGCCAGCTTGTTCAGTCACGATGAACCCTTTGTTTTTCCGGGGTGTGTTCAGTCCCTTCCGCTTTGCAACGATGACGC includes the following:
- the LOC121327612 gene encoding phosphatidylinositol N-acetylglucosaminyltransferase subunit A-like, encoding MNLKEVPQKQNVCMVSDFFYPNMGGVESHIYQLSLCLIERGHKVVIVTHAYGNRKGIRYLTNGLKVYYLPLKVMYNQSTSTTVFHSLPLLRYIFVRERITTVHSHSSFSSMAHDALFHAKTMGLHTVFTDHSLFGFADVSSVLTNKLLTVSLCDTNHIICVSFTSKENTVLRGAVNPEIVSVIPNAVDPTDFTPNPSKRDENKITIVIVSRLVYRKGIDLLGGIIPELCLKYPDLQFLIGGEGPKRLVLEEVREKYQLHDRVRLLGALEHKDVRNVLVQGHIFLNTSLTEAFCMAIVEGASCGLQVVSTRVGGIPEVLPEDLIVLCEPTVKSLCEGLEVVIAKHRSGSLPPPAAIHNRVRTLYTWRNVAERTEKVYDRVAKEVVLPMDERLNRLMSRCGPVAGCIFSLFAVLDFLLLVFLRWLVPDSNIDIAVDATGVRGAWRQKSTPPNTSTGYDSNCHVARDLNCTQ